A region of Pseudarthrobacter sp. NIBRBAC000502770 DNA encodes the following proteins:
- a CDS encoding dipeptide/oligopeptide/nickel ABC transporter permease/ATP-binding protein, which yields MRSKLAERLSAPGLRLKALPWGSRLALAFLVVIALAAVFAPVLAPHDPLETFMPATPPGAEHFFGTDRLGRDIFSRLLFGSQSSLMIGLGAVGLAVLAGALLGSLAATSSKAVNELLMRLMDILMAFPGIALAAVLLAAFGNSVPTIIIAIAIIYTPQLARVVRANVLSQYGEDYVRAERVIGAGRFYILVKHIVRNTAAPVLVFATVMVADAIILEASLSFLGAGVQDPAPSWGNVISYGRNLVLSGGWWATTFAGLTILLTVLALNILAEGLTDAMVNPRLRRAPAVKDDDGAAASVAGAAVTGSAVDTEVATSVAQPSVVEQHELDGVREATAANAGERELAHSALLTDRRVAAANPHALLDRELELLAAVEATRTDRLPQVSADARTVLEVKNLSIRFPGRFGETAIVDDVSFTVREGETMGLVGESGCGKSITSLAVMGLLPKTARITGSIRFDGKELLDPDASHSNAKAYQGLRGEQIAMVYQDALSSLNPSMKIKDQMLQLTRRGGRKTPAELLEMVKLDPVRTLASYPHELSGGQRQRVLIAMALSRSPKIVVADEPTTALDVTVQKQVVDLLNELREQLGFAMVFVSHDLALVASLAHRITVMYAGQVVESAPASELLRNPKHEYTRGLLGAVLSIEADAARLHQIPGTVPSPNDFAPGDRFAPRSLRSDADPNQQLVLTAVASANGGNSDHFWASHLKEDAK from the coding sequence ATGCGCAGCAAACTCGCTGAACGTCTGAGCGCCCCCGGCCTCCGCCTCAAGGCCCTGCCCTGGGGCTCCCGGCTGGCCCTCGCCTTCCTGGTGGTGATCGCCCTCGCCGCCGTCTTCGCCCCGGTCCTGGCACCGCACGATCCGCTGGAAACCTTCATGCCCGCCACTCCCCCGGGCGCCGAGCACTTCTTTGGCACCGACCGGCTGGGCCGCGACATCTTCTCCCGCCTGCTCTTCGGATCGCAGTCATCGCTCATGATCGGCCTCGGCGCCGTAGGCCTGGCAGTCCTGGCGGGTGCCCTCCTGGGGTCACTGGCGGCCACCTCCAGCAAGGCCGTCAACGAACTTCTCATGCGCCTGATGGACATCCTGATGGCCTTCCCCGGCATCGCCCTGGCCGCGGTGCTGCTGGCGGCCTTCGGCAACTCGGTGCCCACCATCATCATTGCCATCGCCATCATCTACACCCCGCAGCTCGCCCGGGTGGTCCGCGCCAACGTGCTGTCCCAGTACGGCGAGGACTATGTCCGTGCCGAACGGGTCATCGGCGCCGGCCGGTTCTACATCCTGGTCAAGCACATCGTGCGCAACACCGCGGCCCCCGTCCTGGTGTTCGCCACGGTGATGGTGGCGGACGCCATCATCCTCGAGGCCTCTTTGTCCTTCCTGGGCGCCGGCGTCCAGGATCCCGCCCCGTCCTGGGGCAACGTGATCTCCTATGGCCGCAACCTCGTGCTGTCCGGCGGCTGGTGGGCCACCACCTTCGCCGGCCTCACCATCCTCCTCACCGTCCTGGCGCTGAACATCCTCGCTGAGGGACTCACTGACGCCATGGTCAACCCCCGGCTGCGGCGCGCGCCGGCGGTGAAGGACGACGACGGTGCTGCCGCTTCGGTGGCCGGCGCCGCCGTCACCGGCTCCGCGGTGGACACGGAAGTGGCTACCTCAGTCGCCCAGCCGTCGGTCGTGGAACAGCACGAACTCGACGGCGTCCGCGAGGCAACAGCTGCGAATGCGGGCGAGCGCGAGCTGGCCCATTCCGCCCTCCTGACCGACCGCCGCGTGGCGGCGGCCAACCCGCACGCCCTGCTGGACCGTGAGCTGGAACTGCTCGCCGCCGTCGAGGCCACCCGCACGGACCGGCTCCCCCAGGTCTCCGCGGACGCCCGGACCGTCCTCGAGGTCAAGAACCTCTCCATCCGGTTCCCCGGCCGGTTTGGCGAGACCGCCATCGTGGACGACGTCTCCTTCACTGTCCGCGAAGGCGAAACCATGGGCCTGGTGGGCGAATCCGGTTGCGGGAAGTCCATCACGTCGCTGGCTGTCATGGGGCTGCTGCCGAAGACGGCCCGGATCACCGGTTCCATCCGTTTCGACGGCAAGGAACTGCTGGACCCGGACGCCAGCCACAGCAACGCCAAGGCCTACCAGGGCCTGCGCGGCGAGCAGATCGCCATGGTCTACCAGGACGCGCTCAGCTCGCTGAACCCGTCCATGAAGATCAAGGACCAGATGCTGCAGCTGACCCGCCGCGGCGGCCGGAAGACCCCCGCCGAACTGCTGGAAATGGTCAAGCTCGATCCCGTCCGCACCCTGGCCAGCTACCCCCACGAGTTGTCCGGCGGGCAGCGGCAGCGCGTGCTGATCGCCATGGCCTTGTCCCGTTCACCCAAGATCGTGGTGGCGGATGAGCCCACCACTGCCCTGGACGTCACCGTCCAGAAGCAGGTGGTGGACCTGCTCAACGAACTGCGCGAGCAGCTGGGATTCGCCATGGTGTTCGTCAGCCACGACCTCGCACTGGTGGCCTCCCTGGCGCACCGCATCACGGTCATGTACGCCGGCCAGGTAGTGGAATCCGCCCCGGCCTCCGAGCTGCTGCGGAACCCGAAGCACGAATACACCCGCGGCCTGCTCGGCGCGGTTCTCTCCATCGAGGCCGATGCCGCCCGACTGCACCAGATCCCCGGCACGGTCCCTTCCCCCAACGATTTCGCCCCCGGGGACCGGTTCGCCCCACGTTCCCTGCGCAGCGACGCCGACCCCAACCAGCAGCTGGTCCTCACCGCCGTGGCTTCGGCAAACGGCGGGAATTCGGACCACTTCTGGGCCAGCCACCTGAAGGAGGACGCCAAGTGA
- a CDS encoding ATP-binding cassette domain-containing protein: protein MSASTGSPVIELRDVKVHHRTRTGGLFRPGTVKAVNGVDFTISRGETVGIVGESGCGKSTLASVLVGLQAPTSGQVLFHGKPAIKRNAAMRKEFGRSVSVVFQDPATALNPRMTIQDILTDPLQVHGIGNAASRAAKVRELLALVGLPASAAEVTPSQVSGGQRQRVAIARALALDPDIIVADEPTSALDVSVRAQVLNLLSDLKTQLDLGMVFISHDIQTVRYVSDRICVMYFGEIVEEGPAAQVFDNPTNDYTRKLLGAAPSLLHT, encoded by the coding sequence GTGAGCGCATCCACCGGTTCGCCGGTCATCGAACTCAGGGACGTCAAAGTCCACCACCGCACCCGCACAGGCGGGCTGTTCCGTCCCGGGACCGTCAAGGCCGTCAACGGCGTGGACTTCACCATCAGCCGTGGGGAAACCGTGGGCATCGTGGGTGAATCCGGCTGCGGCAAGTCCACCCTCGCGTCGGTACTGGTGGGCCTCCAGGCCCCCACGTCAGGGCAGGTCCTGTTCCACGGCAAGCCCGCCATCAAGCGGAACGCCGCCATGCGGAAGGAGTTCGGCCGCTCCGTTTCCGTGGTGTTCCAGGACCCGGCCACCGCGCTGAACCCGCGAATGACCATCCAGGACATCCTCACCGATCCGCTGCAGGTGCACGGCATCGGCAACGCCGCCAGCCGGGCTGCCAAGGTCCGGGAACTCCTCGCGCTGGTAGGCCTGCCCGCCTCAGCGGCGGAAGTGACGCCGTCGCAGGTGTCCGGTGGGCAGCGGCAGCGCGTGGCGATCGCCAGGGCCCTGGCACTGGATCCGGATATCATCGTCGCGGACGAGCCGACATCGGCCCTGGACGTCTCCGTCCGCGCGCAGGTCCTGAACCTCCTCTCAGACCTGAAGACGCAGCTGGACCTGGGCATGGTGTTCATCTCCCACGACATCCAGACCGTCCGCTACGTTTCCGACCGGATCTGCGTCATGTACTTCGGCGAAATCGTGGAGGAAGGACCCGCAGCCCAAGTGTTCGACAACCCCACCAACGACTACACCCGCAAGCTCCTCGGCGCAGCCCCCAGCCTGCTGCACACCTAG
- a CDS encoding dihydrodipicolinate synthase family protein: MSSQFSGVIPPVVTPRHADGSIDTASLHNLTNHLLDGGVSGLFVLGSSAEVPYMTNAERDLVVSTIAEANAAAGAKAVPLIVGANEQTTNRVIDEAKRVIDLGADAIVATSMYYAIGNADETETHFRSIHAAVDVPVFAYDVPVRTHFKLPTDLLVRLGREGVIAGVKDSSGDDVAFRQLLLAARDIDNFDIFTGHEVVVDGALLGGAQGVVPGLGNVDPAGYRKLVDAAEAGDWAKAAAEQDRLADLFEIVYTPNGRVSGGAAGLGAFKTALQIMGVIETNTMSAPMQALNEEETTAIKVILERNGLV; the protein is encoded by the coding sequence GTGTCTTCCCAGTTCTCCGGCGTCATCCCGCCCGTCGTCACCCCCCGCCACGCAGACGGCAGCATCGACACCGCGTCCCTGCACAACCTCACCAACCACCTGCTCGACGGCGGCGTGTCCGGGCTGTTCGTCCTCGGTTCCTCCGCCGAGGTGCCCTACATGACCAACGCCGAGCGCGACCTGGTGGTCAGCACCATCGCCGAAGCCAACGCCGCAGCCGGCGCCAAGGCAGTTCCGCTGATCGTGGGCGCCAACGAGCAGACCACCAACCGGGTCATCGACGAGGCCAAGCGCGTGATCGACCTCGGGGCCGACGCCATCGTGGCCACCTCCATGTACTACGCAATTGGCAACGCCGATGAGACCGAGACCCACTTCCGCAGCATCCACGCTGCCGTCGACGTTCCGGTTTTCGCCTACGACGTGCCGGTCCGCACCCACTTCAAGCTGCCCACCGATCTTCTGGTTCGGCTGGGCCGCGAGGGCGTCATCGCGGGCGTCAAAGACTCTTCCGGTGACGACGTTGCCTTCCGCCAGCTCCTGCTCGCAGCCCGGGACATCGACAACTTCGACATCTTCACCGGCCACGAGGTAGTGGTGGACGGTGCGCTCCTGGGCGGCGCCCAGGGTGTAGTTCCCGGCCTGGGCAACGTCGACCCAGCAGGCTACCGCAAGCTGGTGGATGCGGCCGAAGCCGGGGACTGGGCAAAGGCCGCGGCCGAACAGGACCGCCTGGCGGACCTCTTCGAGATCGTCTATACCCCCAACGGACGAGTCTCCGGAGGGGCGGCCGGGTTGGGTGCCTTCAAGACCGCCCTGCAGATCATGGGCGTCATTGAAACCAACACCATGAGCGCACCCATGCAGGCGTTGAACGAAGAAGAGACCACCGCGATCAAGGTCATCCTCGAACGCAACGGCCT